The Onthophagus taurus isolate NC chromosome 2, IU_Otau_3.0, whole genome shotgun sequence genome includes a window with the following:
- the LOC111426863 gene encoding medium-chain specific acyl-CoA dehydrogenase, mitochondrial, with amino-acid sequence MFRQVSKLTVFKQSVRHFSKTPLACSAGKYPNGFNFELNDTQKEIQELARKFVREEIIPVAAEHDRTGKYPWEIIKKAWALGLTNNHIPAHVGGMEGSVFDGCLVAEELGYGCTGIMTALEASGLGQTPVVLAGNKEQQKKYLGRLLEEPIVAAYGVTEPGAGSDVNGVKTKAVKKGKEWILNGQKMWITNGGVANWYFVLARTNPDPKAPASNAFTGFIVEREWEGVNPGRKEINMGQRASDTRGITFEDVRIPEENILIGEGAGFKIAMMTFDKTRPPVAAGAVGLARRCLDEATRYALERKTFGVPIAAHQAVSFLLADMAIGVDTARLSYQKAAWETDNGIKNTLQASIAKCYAADVANKCATDAVQVFGGNGFNSEYPVEKLMRDAKIYQIYEGTAQIQRLIVSREIIGRAKQQLS; translated from the exons ATGTTTCGCCAG GTTAGCaaattgacagtttttaaACAGTCTGTAAGACATTTTTCGAAGACTCCTTTAGCATGCTCGGCTGGAAAATACCCCAACGGAtttaattttg aacttAATGACACTCAAAAAGAGATCCAAGAGTTAGCAAGGAAATTTGTACGCGAGGAAATTATTCCTGTTGCAGCTGAACATGATCGCACTGGAAAATATCCATGGGAAATTATTAAGAAAGCATGGGCATTAGGTTTAACAAATAATCATATTCCAGCTCATGTTG gtGGTATGGAAGGAAGTGTTTTTGATGGGTGTCTTGTAGCTGAAGAATTAGGATATGGTTGCACAGGAATTATGACAGCTTTAGAAGCCAGTGGATTAGGA CAAACTCCGGTTGTTTTAGCTGGAAATAAAGAgcaacaaaagaaatatttaggAAGACTGTTAGAAGAACCCATTGTAGCT gCTTATGGTGTAACTGAACCAGGAGCTGGTTCAGATGTAAATGGTGTCAAAACGAAAGCAGTGAAGAAAGGTAAAGAATGGATTTTAAATGGGCAAAAAATGTGGATTACTAATGGTGGAGTAGCTAATTGGTACTTTGTTCTTGCAAGAACAAATCCAGATCCAAAAGCACCCGCAAGTAACGCTTTTACTGGATTTATTGTAGAAAGGGAATGGGAAGGTGTTAATCCAGGCAGAAAa GAAATAAACATGGGACAAAGAGCTTCAGATACAAGAGGAATTACTTTTGAAGATGTCAGAATCCctgaagaaaatattttaattggtGAAGGTGCTGGATTTAAAATCGCTATGATGACTTTCGATAAAACCAGACCTCCA gtTGCTGCTGGTGCTGTAGGATTAGCAAGACGTTGTTTAGATGAAGCAACACGTTACGCATTAGAACGTAAAACATTTGGTGTCCCAATTGCAGCTCATCAAGCCGTTTCGTTTCTTTTAGCCGACATGGCAATAGGAGTTGATACTGCGAGATTAAGCTACCAAAAAGCTGCTTGGGAAACTGATAATGGAATTAAAAACACCTTACAAGCATCGATTGCTAAATGTTACGCCGCGGATGTTGCGAATAAATGCGCCACAGATGCAGTCCAAGTGTTTGGAGGAAACGGATTTAACAGCGAATATCCTGTCGAAAAATTAATGAGGGATGCTAAGATTTACCAAATTTATGAAGGAACAGCCCAAATTCAAAGACTTATTGTGTCCAGAGAAATTATTGGAAGAGCAAAACAacaattgagttaa